A section of the Phaseolus vulgaris cultivar G19833 chromosome 8, P. vulgaris v2.0, whole genome shotgun sequence genome encodes:
- the LOC137824060 gene encoding histone deacetylase 9, with translation MRSKDKIAYFYDGDVGSVYFGAKHPMKPHRLCMTHHLVLSYELHKKMEIYRPHKAYPVELAQFHSADYVEFLHRITPDTQHLFLDELTKYNLGEDCPVFDNIFEFCQIYAGGTIDAARRLNNQLCDIAINWAGGLHHAKKCEASGFCYINDLVLGILELLKHHPRVLYIDIDVHHGDGVEEAFYFTDRVMTVSFHKYGDQFFPGTGDAKEIGEREGKFYAINVPLKDGIDDLSFTRLFKTIISKVVETYQPGAIVLQCGADSLAGDRLGCFNLSIDGHSECVSFVKKFNLPLLVTGGGGYTKENVARCWTVETGVLLDTELPNEIPENDYIKYFAPEFSLKIPNGQIENLNSKSYLSTIKMQVLENLRCIQHAPSVQMQEVPPDFYIPDFDEDEQNPDERIDQHTQDKRIQRNDEYYEADNDNDQMDVS, from the exons ATGCGCTCCAAAGATAAAATCGCTTACTTCTATGACG GCGACGTCGGTAGTGTTTACTTTGGGGCGAAACATCCTATGAAGCCGCACCGGCTTTGCATGACTCACCATCTTGTTCTCTCATATGAACTTCATAAGAAAATGGAGATTTAT CGTCCTCACAAGGCTTATCCTGTCGAGCTTGCCCAGTTTCACTCAGCTGATTATGTGGAGTTTTTGCACAGGATTACTCCTGACACTCAACACTTGTTCTTAGATGAACTGACAAAAT ATAACCTTGGAGAAGACTGCCCTGTATTTGACAACATATTTGAATTTTGTCAGATTTATGCTGGCGGAACTATAG ATGCTGCACGTCGGTTAAACAACCAACTTTGTGATATTGCTATAAACTGGGCTGGTGGACTTCATCATGCCAAGAAATGCGAGGCATCTGGGTTTTGTTACATCAATGACTTAGTTTTAGGAATCTTGGAGCTTCTTAAACATCATCCCCGTGTGTTGTATATTGATATAGATGTGCACCATGGTGATGGTGTAGAAGAAGCCTTCTACTTCACTGACAG GGTGATGACTGTCAGTTTTCATAAGTATGGAGACCAGTTCTTCCCGGGTACCGGTGATGCTAAG GAAATAGGAGAAAGAGAAGGAAAGTTTTATGCCATAAATGTCCCATTGAAGGATGGAATAGATGACCTTAGCTTCACTCGACTTTTCAAGACT ATTATTTCCAAAGTAGTTGAAACATATCAACCTGGTGCAATAGTTCTCCAGTGTGGTGCCGATTCGCTTGCTGGAGATCGCTTGGGTTGCTTCAATCTCTCTATTGATG GTCACTCTGAATGTGTTAGCtttgtaaaaaaattcaatttgccATTGCTG GTCACTGGAGGTGGGGGATACACAAAAGAAAATGTTGCTCGATGTTGGACTGTTGAAACAGGAGTTCTTCTAGATACAGAGCTTCCTAATG aaattCCGGAAAatgattatattaaatattttgcaCCAGAATTCTCTTTGAAGATTCCGAATGGGCAGATa GAAAACTTAAATAGTAAATCATATCTTAGCACCATTAAAATGCAAGTCTTGGAAAATCTTCGTTGCATCCAACATGCTCCAAGTGTACAGATGCAGGAG GTCCCTCCTGACTTCTACATTCCGGATTTCGATGAAGATGAGCAGAACCCTGATGAGCGCATTGATC AGCACACTCAAGACAAGCGCATCCAGCGCAATGATGAATATTATGAAGCTGACAATGACAATGATCAAATGGATGTTTCATGA
- the LOC137826480 gene encoding chaperonin-like RbcX protein 2, chloroplastic, which produces MVGGVSVVVESHTSPCLCVEALSTTNSASVVCNTLSLTLKRKHLLRHGTMKLSTSFLETHSVNTSLKKQSRHKKRTKTLTVVNELGGQYEDTFHDVKKQILNYFTYKAVRTVLHQLYEMNPPKYTWFYNFVATNDPTDGKRFIRSLGKEQRELAERVMVTRLHLYGKWIKKCNHSEIYQEIHDENLELMRERLMETVIWPSDDSNT; this is translated from the exons ATGGTGGGTGGTGTATCTGTTGTGGTGGAGTCCCACACTTCCCCATGTTTGTGCGTGGAAGCTCTAAGCACCACCAACAGTGCCAGTGTTGTCTGCAATACTCTGAGTCTGACTCTGAAGAGGAAACACTTGCTGAGACATGGTACCATGAAACTCAGTACTTCCTTCCTTGAGACTCACAGTGTTAACACAAGTTTGAAGAAGCAGAGCAGGCACAAGAAGAGGACCAAAACACTCACTGTTGTCAACGAGCTCGGTGGCCAATATGAGGACACTTTTCATGATGTTAAAAAG CAAATACTCAATTATTTCACATACAAGGCTGTGAGGACTGTTCTTCATCAGTTGTATGAGATGAATCCACCTAAATATACGTGGTTCTATAA TTTCGTTGCAACAAACGACCCAACGGATGGGAAACGTTTTATACGATCCCTGGGGAAG GAGCAACGTGAACTTGCTGAAAGAGTGATGGTAACACGGCTTCACCTATATGGCAAATGGATCAAG AAATGTAATCACAGTGAGATATATCAAGAAATTCATGATGAAAACTTGGAGTTGATGAGGGAAAGGCTCATGGAAACTGTAATATGGCCTTCAGATGACTCAAACACATGA
- the LOC137826895 gene encoding uncharacterized protein, which produces MPATRPSSDLIIHRLASSDCEIKLKAIREVKNQIIGNRTKKLSYIKLGAVPVLAAVLAGADADSAPGSSLIVQSAAALGSFACGVDAGVRAVLDAGAFPHLIRLLSAADDKVADAAARSLRMIYQSKLAPKYDFYKEQDMGFLLSLLKSGNENLTGLGASIVIQSCETSDEQNILCCAGALERLISLLDGTLSQRDFSLESIAAILKNNPEVVSKFVDLQNGRALSSIIELTKDRYSRTRLLASLCLICVNNSSSCYLQDTGIETKLINILLELLDDSGKVGDHACFAFSSLVEGKEDVQKLAFEANAIDKFNNHLQNCALHPKRLEGIFIALAALCSKLECCRSKFLSLQALNKLVDALTYDDANVRTAACICLKNVSRSVKNLSAGYFMNERTIATLVRLLSDLSTSVRVAALGAISNLVIDFTPQKSRFIQCGGIKELVQLTKSMDSSLRLNAVWALRNMVFLADKMCKEEIFMELTVSSVASLICDPEPSVQEQALALVRNLVGGCMDCVEYAFAEDGIILDAVGRQLQKSSKIEIGIQGMYLLSNIACGNESHKEAVMQLLFSKAENGSHSFFSRFLLSNDSRLRPSALWVIVNLTFPASPGAFDRIVKLRNAGIVSQIKKMVNDPCMDVKLRARQALAQIITFGDN; this is translated from the exons ATGCCGGCCACGCGTCCTTCCTCCGATCTGATTATCCACCGCCTCGCCTCCTCCGATTGCGAAATCAAGCTCAAAGCCATTCGAGAGGTGAAGAATCAGATCATCGGCAACCGCACCAAAAAACTCTCCTACATCAAGCTCGGCGCCGTCCCCGTCCTCGCTGCTGTTCTCGCCGGCGCTGATGCCGATTCCGCTCCCGGCTCCAGCCTCATCGTCCAGTCCGCTGCCGCGCTTGGCAGCTTCGCCTGCGGCGTCGATGCCGGCGTCCGCGCCGTTCTCGACGCCGGAGCTTTCCCTCATTTGATCAGGCTCCTCTCTGCCGCTGACGACAAG GTTGCGGATGCTGCTGCCCGCTCTTTAAGAATGATTTATCAATCAAAACTAGCTCCAAAGTATGATTTTTATAAAGAACAGGACATGGGATTTCTTCTTTCATTACTGAAAAGTGGCAATGAAAATCTTACTGGACTAGGTGCTAGCATTGTTATTCAGTCTTGTGAGACAAGTGatgaacaaaatatattatGCTGTGCGGGTGCCTTAGAAAGACTTATTAGTCTTCTTGATGGCACTCTAAGCCAGCGAGATTTTAGTTTAGAGTCCATTGCTGCAATTCTTAAAAACAATCCAGAAGTTGTCTCTAAATTTGTGGACCTTCAAAATGGAAGAGCTTTGAGTTCAATAATTGAATTAACCAAGGACAGATATTCTCGGACAAGGTTATTAGCCTCCTTATGCTTGATTTGTGTAAATAATTCATCTTCTTGCTATCTACAAGACACAGGAATCGAAACcaaattgataaatattttacttGAGCTCCTTGATGATTCCGGTAAAGTTGGAGACCATGCTTGCTTTGCCTTTTCAAGTTTAGTTGAAGGAAAAGAAGATGTGCAGAAGTTAGCATTTGAGGCAAATGCTATTGATAAGTTCAACAATCACTTGCAGAATTGTGCTTTACATCCCAAACGTCTTGAAGGGATATTCATAGCCTTGGCTGCTCTTTGCTCAAAATTGGAGTGCTGCCGATCTAAGTTTCTTTCATTGCAG GCCTTGAATAAATTAGTTGATGCCTTAACATATGATGATGCCAATGTGCGCACTGCAGCTTGCATTTGCTTAAAAAATGTCTCACGCTCAGTCAAG AATTTGAGTGCAGGCTATTTCATGAATGAAAGGACTATTGCTACTTTGGTTCGGCTTCTATCTGATCTTTCTACTTCCGTCCGA GTTGCGGCCCTTGGTGCTATTAGCAACCTAGTGATCGACTTCACACCACAGAAGTCTAGATTCATACAATGTGGAGGTATTAAGGAGCTTGTTCAATTGACAAAGTCTATGGATTCATCCTTACGGTTAAATGCTGTATGGGCCTTGAGGAACATGGTATTTCTTGCGGACAAAATGTGTAAGGAAGAAATCTTCATGGAGCTGACAGTGTCTTCTGTAGCTAGCCTTATCTGTG ATCCAGAGCCTTCTGTTCAAGAACAAGCTCTGGCCCTTGTTCGCAATTTGGTTGGTGGATGTATGGATTGTGTTGAATATGCTTTTGCTGAAGATGGTATCATACTGGATGCTGTTGGAAGGCAATTGCAAAAATCTTCAAAAATTGAAATTGGGATACAG GGGATGTACTTACTCAGCAATATTGCATGTGGAAATGAGTCTCATAAAGAAGCCGTCATGCAGCTACTCTTTTCAAAAGCTGAAAACGGGTCTCACTCTTTCTTTAGCCGGTTTTTGCTGAGCAATGACAGTCGTTTACGCCCATCTGCCCTTTGGGTCATAGTAAATCTCACGTTTCCTGCAAGTCCTGGTGCATTTGATAGGATTGTAAAACTGCGTAATGCTGGAATTGTTTCTCAAATCAAGAAGATGGTCAATGATCCTTGCATGGATGTGAAG CTTCGTGCAAGACAAGCACTTGCGCAGATTATTACTTTCGGTGATAATTAA
- the LOC137826897 gene encoding galacturonosyltransferase 8-like, producing the protein MVNPRFPRSTISTLTLSIAFCIVLALSFLVTHSDSSHHTDANGGVAHGFESTRRHILALKKDPLNPRLDQIRKQADDHRSLALVYASYARKLKLESSKLVRVFAELSRNFMDLMSKPQYRPLFGNDVSHIDESVLRQLEKEVKERIKTTRQVIGDAKESFDNQLKIQKLKDTIFSVNEQLTKAKKQGAFSSLIAAKSISKGLHCLSMRLMEERIAHPEKYSEEGKPTPPEVQDPNLYHYALFSDNVLAASVVVNSAMKNAKEPHKHVFHVVTDKMNLGAMQVMFKLKDYSGAHIEVKAVEDYKFLNSSYVPVLKQLESANLQRFYFENKLENATKDTTNMKFRNPKYLSILNHLRFYLPEMYPKLHKILFLDDDIVVQKDLTGLWKIDMDGKVNGAVETCFGSFHRYAQYMNFSHPLIKEKFSPKACAWAYGMNFFDLDAWRRTKCTEEYHYWQNLNENRTLWKLGTLPPGLITYYSTTKPLHKSWHVLGLGYNPSIGMDEIKNAAVVHFNGNMKPWLDIAMSQFKPLWTKYVDYELDFVRACNFDF; encoded by the exons ATGGTGAATCCTCGATTTCCACGTTCCACCATCTCAACTCTCACTCTCTCCATCGCCTTCTGCATTGTCCTCGCGCTATCTTTTCTCGTCACGCATTCTGATTCCTCCCATCACACG GATGCTAATGGTGGTGTTGCACATGGATTTGAATCAACAAGGAGACACATTCTTGCTCTGAAAAAAGATCCTCTCAATCCTCGGTTGGACCAGATTCGCAAGCAAGCCGATGATCATCGCTCTTTGGCTCTTGTGTATGCTTCCTATGCACGCAAACTCAAGCTTGAGAGCTCAAAGCTTGTCAGGGTTTTCGCAGAGCTATCTCGCAACTTCATGGATCTAATGAGCAAGCCTCAATACAGGCCTCTTTTTGGGAATGATGTATCCCATATTGATGAATCAGTGCTTCGTCAATTGGAGAAGGAAGTGAAAGAGCGAATTAAAACCACACGCCAGGTGATCGGGGATGCAAAGGAGTCCTTTGATAACCAGCTCAAGATTCAGAAGTTGAAGGATACAATTTTTTCAGTAAATGAGCAGTTAACCAAGGCAAAGAAGCAAGGAGCTTTCTCAAGCCTCATTGCTGCCAAGTCAATTTCAAAGGGCTTGCACTGTCTCTCCATGAGGTTGATGGAAGAGAGGATTGCACATCCTGAAAAGTATTCAGAGGAGGGAAAGCCTACCCCTCCAGAAGTTCAAGATCCTAACTTGTACCACTATGCTTTATTCTCAGACAATGTCCTTGCAGCATCTGTTGTGGTCAATTCAGCAATGAAGAATGCAAAGGAGCCGCACAAGCACGTGTTTCATGTTGTGACTGATAAGATGAACCTTGGAGCAATGCAGGTGATGTTTAAGCTGAAGGATTATAGTGGTGCACACATTGAGGTTAAGGCAGTGGAGGATTACAAGTTCCTGAATTCTTCTTATGTGCCAGTCCTTAAACAATTGGAGTCTGCTAACCTGCAAAGATTTTACTTTGAGAACAAGCTCGAGAATGCTACAAAGGACACAACCAACATGAAGTTCAGGAATCCCAAATATTTGTCAATATTGAACCATTTAAGGTTCTACTTGCCAGAAATGTATCCAAAACtgcataaaattttgtttttggatgATGACATTGTGGTTCAGAAGGACCTTACTGGGCTATGGAAGATTGATATGGATGGCAAGGTGAATGGAGCTGTAGAAACATGTTTCGGGTCATTCCATAGATATGCACAGTACATGAATTTCTCACACCCCTtgattaaagaaaaattcaGTCCAAAGGCTTGTGCATGGGCTTATGGAATGAATTTCTTTGATTTGGATGCTTGGAGAAGGACAAAATGCACAGAAGAATATCATTACTGGCAGAATCTT AACGAGAACAGAACACTATGGAAATTAGGGACATTGCCACCAGGTCTAATCACATATTACTCAACAACAAAGCCACTGCATAAGTCATGGCATGTTCTGGGACTTGGCTATAACCCAAGCATTGGCATGGATGAGATCAAGAATGCAGCTGTGGTGCACTTCAATGGCAACATGAAACCATGGCTTGACATTGCAATGTCTCAATTCAAGCCACTTTGGACAAAGTATGTTGACTATGAACTAGATTTCGTTCGGGCATgcaattttgatttctaa
- the LOC137826896 gene encoding neutral ceramidase 1-like — protein sequence MRVWTLLLLLLVLLLRSDAVHSFSEYLIGVGSHDITGPAADVNMMGYANTEQIASGVHFRLRARAFIVAQPEGNRVVFVNLDACMASQLVVIKVIERLKARYGDLYTEKNVAISGIHTHAGPGGYLQYVVYIVTSLGFVRQSFDVLVDGIEKCVVEAHENLRPGSIFVNKGELLDAGVNRSPSAYLNNPEAERSKYKYNVDKEMTLLKFVDDEWGPLGSFNWFATHGTSMSRTNSLISGDNKGAAARFMEDWFERKGSVRMDSVGFENDGIPRRISNIIPNVHDKYHKLLELAASFQSPPGKPATKVSSVARRVRGAVLREVGKPTFVSAFCQSNCGDVSPNVLGAFCIDTELPCDFNHSTCGGKNELCYGRGPGYPDEFESTRIIGERQFRKAVELFNGASEQIKGKVDFRHAFIDFSQVAVNLPNVSTSKVVKTCPAAMGFAFAAGTTDGPGAFDFKQGDDQGNPFWKLVRNVLKTPGKEQIDCHQPKPILLDTGEMKLPYDWAPSILPIQILRVGQLVILSVPGEFTTMAGRRLRDAVKTVLSGNKGYGSNIHVVIAGLTNSYSQYVTTYEEYEMQRYEGASTLYGPHTLSAYIQEFTKLARALISGQPVEPGPQPPDLLDKQISLLAPVVMDATPIGVKFGDCSSDVPKNSTFKRGAMVSVTFWSACPRNDLMTEGTFSLVEFLQGKNTWVSAYDDDDFCLRFKWSRPFKFSSHSKATIEWRIPQDVTPGIYRIKHFGAAKGLFGSIRHFTGSSSAFVVE from the exons ATGCGAGTGTGGACCCTTTTACTGCTGCTTCTGGTGCTACTACTCAGGAGTGATGCCGTGCATTCCTTTTCTGAGTACTTGATTGGTGTTGGAAGCCATGACATTACCGGTCCTGCAGCTGATGTCAATATGATGGGTTATGCTAATACGGAGCAAATTGCATCTGGGGTTCACTTCAGGCTTCGGGCTAGAGCTTTTATTGTTGCTCAGCCTGAGGGTAACCGGGTGGTGTTTGTGAACCTCGACGCTTGCATGGCTTCTCAGCTTGTAGTCATCAAAGTGATTGAGAGGCTGAAAGCAAG ATATGGTGATCTTTATACTGAAAAGAATGTGGCTATTAGTGGAATTCACACTCATGCTGGTCCTGGGGGTTATCTTCAATATGTTGTGTACATTGTGACATCTCTTGGATTTGTTCGGCAGTCATTTGATGTCCTTGTCGATGGCATTGAGAAATGTGTTGTGGAAGCCCATGAAAATCTCCGGCCAGGATCAATATTTGTCAATAAGG GAGAGCTCTTAGATGCTGGTGTAAATCGCAGTCCCAGTGCTTATCTCAACAACCCTGAGGCAGAGAGAAGCAAATACAAGTATAATGTTGATAAAGAAATGACTCTGTTGAAGTTTGTTGATGATGAATGGGGTCCTTTGGGAAGTTTCAATTGGTTTGCTACTCATGGTACTTCAATGAGCCGAACAAACTCATTAATTAGCGGGGATAACAAGGGTGCAGCTGCACGATTTATGGAAGACTGGTTTGAGCGAAAAGGGTCTGTAAGAATGGATTCTGTTGGATTTGAAAATGATGGAATCCCTCGAAGAATTTCAAACATAATTCCAAACGTTCATGACAAAT ACCATAAATTACTGGAGCTTGCAGCCTCATTCCAATCTCCTCCTGGTAAACCTGCAACCAAAGTTTCAAGTGTAGCTCGACGTGTGAGAGGTGCTGTCCTTAGGGAGGTTGGCAAGCCTACATTTGTATCTGCATTTTGTCAATCAAACTGTGGAGATGTTAGTCCAAATGTGCTTGGAGCTTTTTGTATAGACACTGAACTACCTTGTGACTTCAATCATAGTACATGTGGAGGAAAGAATGAATTGTGCTATGGCCGAGGACCCGG TTATCCAGATGAATTTGAAAGTACACGTATTATCGGAGAGAGACAGTTTAGAAAAGCAGTGGAGCTATTCAATGGAGCATCTGAACAGATTAAAGGGAAGGTTGATTTTCGACATGCTTTCATAGATTTCTCCCAGGTTGCGGTAAATCTTCCTAATGTAAGCACTTCTAAGGTTGTAAAAACATGCCCTGCTGCAATGGGATTTGCATTTGCTGCCGGAACAACAGATGGACCTGGAGCTTTCGACTTTAAGCAAGGTGACGATCAG GGAAATCCATTCTGGAAGCTGGTCCGCAACGTACTTAAAACGCCAGGCAAGGAGCAAATAGATTGTCATCAGCCAAAGCCCATTTTGCTTGATACTGGTGAAATGAAGCTACCATATGATTGGGCT CCTTCAATACTTCCAATCCAGATCCTCCGAGTTGGGCAGTTAGTTATTCTTAGTGTACCTGGAG AATTCACCACAATGGCTGGGAGGCGACTTCGTGATGCAGTCAAAACAGTGCTAAGTGGCAACAAAGGCTACGGTAGCAACATTCATGTTGTTATAGCGGGGTTGACCAATTCTTATTCGCAGTATGTGACTACTTACGAAGAGTACGAGATGCAGAGATATGAG GGTGCTTCCACGCTGTACGGTCCACACACACTGAGTGCTTACATTCAGGAGTTTACAAAGCTTGCACGTGCTCTCATCAGTGGTCAGCCTGTAGAACCAGGCCCTCAGCCCCCTGATCTCCTAGACAAGCAAATAAGCCTCTTAGCTCCAGTTGTGATGGATGCAACCCCCATTGGTGTGAAGTTCGGGGATTGTAGTTCTGATGTTCCCAAGAACTCCACCTTCAAGCGAGGTGCCATGGTGTCTGTTACTTTCTGGTCTGCATGCCCTCGTAATGACCTTATGACAGAAGGTACATTTTCCCTGGTGGAGTTTCTCCAAGGAAAGAACACTTGGGTTTCTGcttatgatgatgatgatttttGCTTGCGCTTCAAATGGTCGAGACCTTTTAAATTCAGTTCTCACAGCAAAGCCACCATAGAATGGAGAATCCCTCAGGATGTAACTCCTGGTATATACAGAATTAAACATTTTGGTGCTGCAAAAGGTTTATTCGGGTCAATTCGTCACTTCACAGGTTCATCTAGTGCATTTGTAGTTGAATAG